In a genomic window of Halobiforma lacisalsi AJ5:
- a CDS encoding radical SAM protein has product MISKGCEQCAKGGKMVLFVYGYCDQRDCFYCPLGENRKNVTDVYANERRVESDEDVLEEAHRMDALGTSITGGEPQEALERTCHYLELVKDEFGEDHHTHLYTGITGGRENMRRLSEAGLDEIRFHPPYEQWGDLHGTEWEDILYIAREEGLTPAFEIPGIRAEEEFLEFLDEGAADFCNVNEFEMSQGNYRRMQKQGYELKEDHMSAVDGSRDEILEVMGDHEKVYFCTSVFKDAAQHRRRLKRMARNVRREFDDVTDDGTIVYGKTYADPERFEELGVPEEFYTVKSNHVEVAWWLLEEMIEEGDVDDGEIVEQYPNYEGQVVERTPLA; this is encoded by the coding sequence ATGATTTCGAAGGGGTGTGAGCAGTGCGCCAAGGGCGGCAAGATGGTCCTGTTCGTCTACGGTTACTGCGATCAGCGCGACTGCTTTTACTGCCCGCTCGGTGAGAACCGCAAGAACGTCACCGACGTCTACGCCAACGAGCGCCGCGTCGAAAGCGACGAGGACGTCCTCGAGGAGGCCCATCGGATGGACGCCCTCGGGACGTCGATCACGGGCGGGGAACCCCAGGAAGCGCTCGAACGAACCTGCCACTACCTCGAGCTCGTCAAAGACGAGTTCGGCGAGGACCACCACACCCACCTCTACACCGGCATCACCGGCGGCCGCGAGAACATGCGCCGCCTCTCGGAAGCCGGCCTCGACGAGATTCGGTTCCACCCGCCGTACGAACAGTGGGGTGACCTCCACGGCACAGAGTGGGAAGACATCCTCTATATCGCCCGTGAAGAAGGACTGACCCCCGCGTTCGAGATCCCCGGCATCCGCGCCGAGGAGGAGTTCCTCGAGTTCTTAGACGAAGGCGCCGCCGACTTCTGTAACGTCAACGAGTTCGAGATGTCCCAGGGCAACTACCGGCGGATGCAAAAGCAGGGGTACGAACTGAAGGAGGACCACATGAGCGCGGTCGATGGCTCCCGCGACGAGATCCTCGAGGTGATGGGCGACCACGAGAAAGTCTACTTCTGTACCTCCGTCTTCAAGGACGCCGCCCAGCACCGCCGTCGGCTCAAACGAATGGCCCGTAACGTCCGCCGGGAGTTCGACGACGTCACCGACGACGGCACCATCGTCTACGGGAAGACCTACGCCGATCCCGAGCGCTTCGAGGAACTCGGCGTCCCCGAGGAGTTCTACACGGTCAAATCGAACCACGTCGAGGTCGCCTGGTGGCTGCTCGAGGAGATGATCGAGGAGGGCGACGTCGACGACGGGGAGATCGTCGAGCAGTATCCGAATTACGAGGGGCAGGTCGTCGAACGGACCCCCCTGGCGTAG
- a CDS encoding DUF373 family protein produces the protein MLLVLCVDLDDDLGRKTGFSTPVIGREPVEEAAIALATADPEDSDVNVIFQGLHVYDDLAERDESVEVAVVTGNDDSDVAANREVGEEVDTVLASLSTAEDVTALVITDGAQDESVIPIIRSRVPIDGVRRVVVRQAQNLESMYYTFKQVLDDPETRGTVLIPLGILLLIYPLALVGSALEMPGFVLGTTSALLGLYLISRGLGLGDRIDAAAEHARRSLYAGRTTLLAYVVATTLFVLGGVSGMDELEAVQESTPGEVGVPVMLAALVYGSIQWLAAAGVTTSLGQITDEYIAGDLEWRYLNAPFYVVSIAIVLHAVSAYFLGRVGVSYLATALTAGTLLGIASTLAFAVAESRFSETDRGPGSGPDARDRSGGRSRGRGRDRGRGRGRDRQERDPDRDHDADSDAESRPAAEGARS, from the coding sequence ATGCTGCTGGTCCTCTGTGTCGATCTCGACGACGACCTCGGTCGCAAGACCGGCTTCTCCACGCCGGTCATCGGCCGGGAACCCGTCGAAGAGGCGGCGATCGCCCTCGCGACTGCGGACCCGGAGGACTCCGACGTCAACGTGATCTTCCAGGGGCTGCACGTCTACGACGACCTCGCCGAACGCGACGAGAGCGTCGAGGTCGCGGTCGTCACGGGCAACGACGACAGCGACGTCGCCGCCAATCGCGAAGTCGGCGAGGAGGTCGACACCGTCCTCGCGAGCCTCTCGACCGCGGAGGACGTCACCGCACTGGTGATCACCGACGGCGCCCAGGACGAGTCGGTCATCCCCATCATCCGCTCGCGGGTGCCGATCGACGGCGTCCGCCGGGTCGTCGTCCGCCAGGCCCAGAACCTCGAGTCGATGTACTACACCTTCAAGCAGGTGCTGGACGACCCCGAGACCCGCGGCACGGTACTCATTCCGCTCGGCATCCTCCTGTTGATCTACCCGCTCGCGCTGGTCGGCAGCGCCCTCGAGATGCCGGGGTTCGTCCTCGGAACGACCTCGGCGCTCCTGGGGCTGTACCTCATCTCCAGGGGACTGGGACTGGGGGACCGCATCGACGCGGCCGCCGAGCACGCCCGCCGCTCCCTCTATGCGGGCCGAACGACGCTGCTCGCGTACGTCGTGGCTACGACGCTGTTCGTCCTCGGCGGGGTCAGCGGAATGGACGAACTCGAGGCGGTCCAGGAGTCGACGCCGGGGGAGGTCGGCGTTCCGGTCATGCTTGCGGCGCTGGTCTACGGCTCGATCCAGTGGCTCGCCGCGGCGGGCGTCACCACGAGCCTCGGCCAGATCACCGACGAGTACATCGCCGGCGACCTCGAGTGGCGGTACCTCAACGCGCCGTTCTACGTCGTCTCGATCGCCATCGTGTTGCACGCTGTCAGCGCCTACTTCCTCGGCCGGGTCGGCGTCAGCTACCTGGCGACGGCCCTGACGGCGGGGACGCTGCTCGGCATCGCCAGCACCCTGGCCTTCGCGGTAGCGGAATCGCGCTTTTCGGAGACGGACCGGGGTCCGGGTTCGGGTCCTGACGCTCGAGACCGCAGTGGCGGACGGAGTCGGGGTCGGGGTCGAGATCGAGGTCGGGGTCGGGGTCGGGATCGGCAGGAGCGCGATCCGGACCGTGACCACGATGCGGATTCCGACGCCGAGAGCCGGCCGGCCGCGGAAGGCGCGCGCTCGTAG
- a CDS encoding polyprenyl synthetase family protein yields the protein MELLERRRALIEERLTDVVDGLEPETLNEEVRHVTLSGGKRVRPMITLLACETVGGTAEEAVEFGVGIELVHNASLVIDDIIDRSELRRGTASAWAEFGHGPAIITSDGLLGEAFALFSTDPRATQVVAEAMVELGIGEATELSAKPGNEEEYMTLARRKTGALFRAAAELGAIAADSDPFTVEALGEYAERVGVAFQIRDDVLDAVADPDELGKPTGHDAALERPSVVQVTDLTPEEANARARTEADRAIDALERVDVVDPEAKEYLLELAEFVVERER from the coding sequence ATGGAACTTCTCGAGCGCCGTCGGGCGCTGATCGAAGAGCGCCTCACCGACGTCGTTGACGGACTCGAGCCCGAGACGCTCAACGAGGAAGTTCGCCACGTGACGCTCTCCGGCGGAAAGCGTGTTCGACCGATGATCACTCTGCTTGCCTGCGAGACGGTCGGCGGCACCGCGGAGGAGGCCGTCGAGTTCGGCGTCGGCATCGAACTCGTCCACAACGCCTCGCTGGTGATCGACGACATCATCGACCGCTCCGAGCTCCGTCGAGGCACCGCCAGCGCGTGGGCCGAGTTCGGCCACGGGCCGGCGATCATCACGAGCGACGGACTCCTCGGTGAAGCGTTCGCGCTCTTCTCGACCGATCCGCGCGCGACGCAGGTCGTCGCGGAGGCGATGGTGGAACTGGGCATCGGCGAGGCGACGGAACTGTCGGCCAAACCCGGAAACGAGGAAGAGTACATGACTCTCGCACGCCGGAAAACGGGCGCGCTCTTCCGGGCCGCCGCCGAACTGGGTGCGATCGCCGCCGACTCCGACCCGTTCACCGTCGAGGCCCTCGGCGAATACGCCGAGCGCGTCGGCGTCGCCTTCCAGATCCGGGACGACGTGCTCGACGCCGTCGCCGACCCCGACGAACTGGGGAAGCCGACGGGCCACGACGCCGCCCTCGAGCGGCCCTCCGTCGTCCAGGTGACCGATCTCACGCCCGAAGAAGCGAACGCGCGCGCCCGGACGGAGGCGGATCGAGCGATCGACGCCCTGGAGCGTGTCGATGTCGTCGATCCGGAGGCGAAGGAGTACCTCCTCGAACTGGCCGAGTTCGTCGTGGAGCGAGAGCGGTAG
- a CDS encoding methyl-accepting chemotaxis protein has translation MSLATTLVPSFIRRSYLAKFVLAILVVVLVMSVVGAGSYVYVDNTVQDDANTQLKTTAEMQADEISSWMESLSVQTRTASASPVLQEGNPQEVQAHLVEEQARMGVNVRAIHYLDTESDEIVTSTTAAYRDRPLADLEEPWSDHDFDSEFMLDEEVWHTPEAYESPTLEDQVMAFASPVQDRDDRVVVVIGTLEYQIEQLQEDDTAQSTLILDAEGNDVFQADHAAVDADEEALEAALGGRSQLVTDEQRVHSYVPVSDTQWIAVSSVPTEEAYGVAASVGNNILLMLALNLGVLSLIGVVLGRQTVGPVTTLRDRAASMEAGDLEVDLETTRTDEIGQLFDGFDAMRTSLREQIEEAEAAREEAEQKREEATEAQREAEAAEREAEEEREEIERMTRHLERKAEEFSTTMAACADGDLTRRLDPESESDAMTDIAVAFNEMVGRLEETTADVRAFADEVAAASEQVTASTQEVQAASQQVSESIQEISDGAENQNESLQTVDREMENLSTTTEEIAASSSEVAEMASQMAETGRNGREAAKEAIDGMHEIEAESEEAVEAIRDLETKMAQVDELVELITDIARETNMLALNANIEAARGDTADGAGFDVVATQVKELAEDTRSTAEDIEDRLDRINDRTSETVADVERTATRISEHVDSVEDAATALDEIADRAENTNDGVQEISAATQQQAASTQEILAMISSATEIAESTAEESQSVAAAAEEQTSALSEVSESASSLADQASQLSETLDHFELGRGADDRGTGDDGDRPSVIEPGLGEDADD, from the coding sequence ATGTCACTCGCAACAACACTCGTCCCGTCGTTCATCAGGCGCAGTTATCTCGCCAAGTTCGTGCTCGCTATACTTGTCGTCGTCCTCGTCATGAGCGTCGTCGGCGCTGGCAGCTACGTCTACGTCGACAACACCGTCCAGGACGACGCCAACACGCAGTTGAAAACGACCGCCGAAATGCAGGCCGACGAAATCAGTTCCTGGATGGAGTCACTCTCCGTCCAAACCCGTACCGCCTCGGCCTCGCCCGTCCTCCAGGAGGGCAACCCACAGGAGGTACAGGCCCACCTCGTCGAAGAACAGGCCCGAATGGGCGTCAACGTCCGCGCGATCCACTACCTCGACACCGAATCGGACGAAATCGTCACTAGCACGACCGCCGCCTACCGCGACAGGCCGCTCGCGGATCTCGAGGAGCCATGGAGCGATCACGACTTCGACTCGGAGTTCATGCTGGACGAGGAGGTCTGGCACACGCCGGAGGCGTACGAATCACCCACCCTGGAAGACCAGGTGATGGCGTTTGCCAGCCCAGTCCAGGACCGCGACGACCGGGTCGTCGTCGTGATCGGTACGCTCGAGTACCAGATCGAACAGTTACAGGAAGACGACACAGCACAGTCGACGCTCATCCTCGATGCGGAGGGCAACGACGTGTTCCAGGCCGACCACGCCGCAGTCGATGCCGACGAAGAGGCCCTCGAGGCGGCTCTCGGTGGTCGATCACAGTTGGTGACCGACGAACAGCGAGTCCACTCGTACGTCCCGGTGAGTGACACCCAGTGGATCGCCGTCTCGAGCGTCCCGACCGAGGAAGCGTACGGCGTCGCAGCCAGCGTCGGAAACAACATCCTGCTCATGCTCGCCCTGAACCTGGGTGTCCTGAGTCTGATCGGGGTCGTTCTCGGCCGACAGACCGTCGGGCCGGTAACGACCCTCCGTGACCGGGCAGCATCGATGGAGGCTGGCGACCTCGAGGTCGATCTCGAGACGACCCGAACCGACGAGATCGGACAGTTGTTCGACGGCTTCGATGCGATGCGAACGTCGCTTCGCGAGCAAATCGAGGAAGCCGAGGCGGCCCGGGAAGAGGCCGAACAGAAGCGCGAAGAGGCGACCGAGGCACAGCGTGAGGCGGAAGCGGCCGAACGCGAGGCCGAGGAGGAACGCGAGGAGATCGAGCGGATGACGCGTCATCTGGAGCGAAAAGCCGAGGAATTCAGTACGACGATGGCTGCCTGTGCTGACGGTGACCTCACCCGGCGACTCGATCCCGAAAGCGAGAGCGATGCGATGACCGACATCGCGGTCGCGTTCAACGAGATGGTCGGACGACTCGAGGAGACGACGGCGGACGTCAGAGCGTTCGCGGACGAGGTTGCAGCAGCCAGTGAACAGGTGACTGCGAGTACACAGGAAGTGCAAGCGGCGTCTCAGCAGGTTTCCGAATCGATCCAGGAGATTTCCGACGGGGCCGAAAACCAGAACGAGTCCCTGCAGACGGTCGACCGAGAGATGGAGAACCTGTCGACGACGACCGAGGAGATCGCTGCCTCCTCGAGCGAGGTCGCCGAGATGGCCTCTCAAATGGCTGAAACGGGCCGTAACGGTCGGGAAGCCGCCAAAGAGGCGATCGACGGCATGCACGAGATCGAAGCCGAATCCGAGGAGGCGGTCGAGGCAATTCGGGACCTCGAGACGAAGATGGCACAGGTCGACGAACTGGTCGAGTTGATTACGGATATCGCTCGTGAGACGAACATGCTCGCGTTGAACGCGAACATCGAGGCAGCACGCGGTGACACCGCTGACGGTGCCGGCTTCGATGTCGTTGCAACCCAGGTCAAAGAGTTGGCAGAGGACACCAGATCGACTGCCGAAGACATCGAGGATCGGCTGGACCGCATCAACGATCGGACGTCGGAAACCGTCGCGGACGTCGAGCGAACGGCAACTCGCATCTCCGAACACGTCGATTCGGTCGAGGACGCAGCCACTGCACTGGACGAAATCGCCGATCGCGCCGAAAACACCAACGATGGCGTCCAGGAGATTTCCGCCGCCACCCAACAGCAGGCCGCTTCGACACAGGAGATCCTTGCAATGATCTCCTCGGCGACGGAAATCGCCGAATCGACCGCCGAAGAGTCACAGAGCGTCGCCGCCGCAGCCGAGGAACAGACGTCCGCGCTCTCGGAGGTCTCGGAAAGTGCCAGTTCGCTTGCCGATCAAGCGTCGCAACTGAGTGAAACGCTCGACCACTTCGAACTCGGAAGAGGGGCGGACGATCGCGGGACGGGAGACGACGGCGACCGACCCAGTGTTATCGAGCCGGGTCTCGGAGAAGACGCGGACGACTAA
- a CDS encoding ABC transporter substrate-binding protein has protein sequence MGSNPNRRRLLSGLAGGSLAGLAGCTGTLPGTDSGTTGSGVGTRSTDRTIKLGILLPLSGPRSAVGEDILAAATLPIQQVRDDPDLEIEIEYTEADTESDPVTAAQAAASLVDDGYPMVTGPLDSDIVLQATQQVLIPYQITACSPAATTPTLTTLNDGGFVFRTALSDAVQGTVMADVAATDRGVDTAATLYVNNDYGWQLSQAFERAFETTHDGTITDHVPVDVTADSYDSAIDRLTESDPDLVIPAIYPEMARTLFTDLDPDSTFDLLCTDAIRLGDLHERVDYPLDGIRGIAPLIDGPGIDTFTDLYADAHTGDPDLFEFYAYDATAVLLLANAYAGQNDGQAIQNAIHTVTSPGGEEITPETIADGIRLAAQGSAVEYRGAANETGFDDNGDPTDTTFEYWEFDSTADTGITEIDRLDPY, from the coding sequence TCCCTCGCCGGCCTCGCAGGTTGTACCGGCACGCTTCCCGGCACCGATTCCGGGACGACCGGTTCTGGCGTCGGAACTCGTAGCACCGATCGGACGATCAAACTCGGTATCTTGCTCCCGCTTAGCGGTCCACGCAGTGCCGTCGGCGAAGACATCCTCGCCGCCGCGACCCTCCCTATCCAGCAGGTCCGCGACGATCCCGATCTCGAGATCGAAATCGAGTACACCGAAGCGGATACCGAAAGCGATCCGGTGACCGCTGCACAGGCGGCGGCATCGCTCGTCGACGACGGGTATCCGATGGTGACGGGTCCGCTCGACTCCGATATCGTCCTGCAGGCGACCCAGCAGGTGCTCATTCCGTACCAGATTACCGCCTGTTCGCCTGCGGCGACGACCCCGACTCTCACCACGCTCAACGACGGGGGGTTCGTCTTTCGAACGGCACTCTCCGATGCCGTTCAAGGAACAGTCATGGCCGACGTTGCTGCGACCGACCGGGGCGTCGATACCGCTGCGACGCTGTACGTCAACAACGACTACGGCTGGCAACTCAGCCAGGCCTTCGAGCGCGCGTTCGAAACCACTCACGACGGGACGATCACCGATCACGTCCCCGTCGACGTCACCGCAGACTCCTACGACAGCGCTATCGACCGACTCACTGAATCGGATCCGGACCTGGTGATCCCGGCGATCTACCCCGAAATGGCCCGGACGCTGTTTACCGATCTCGACCCCGACAGCACCTTCGACCTGTTGTGTACCGACGCCATCCGCCTGGGTGACCTTCACGAACGGGTCGACTACCCGCTCGATGGGATCAGGGGAATCGCACCACTCATCGACGGTCCCGGCATCGACACCTTCACCGATCTGTACGCCGACGCCCACACCGGCGACCCCGATCTCTTCGAATTCTACGCTTACGACGCGACCGCCGTGCTCTTGCTCGCAAACGCATATGCCGGCCAAAACGACGGCCAGGCGATCCAGAACGCCATCCACACCGTCACGAGCCCAGGCGGCGAAGAGATCACCCCTGAGACGATCGCCGACGGGATCAGACTCGCCGCACAGGGCTCCGCCGTCGAATACCGCGGCGCGGCCAACGAAACCGGCTTCGACGACAACGGCGACCCAACCGACACGACCTTCGAGTACTGGGAGTTCGACAGCACTGCCGACACCGGTATCACGGAAATCGACCGTCTCGATCCATACTAA